The following proteins come from a genomic window of Lachnoclostridium phytofermentans ISDg:
- a CDS encoding RidA family protein: MSNIKRYQVNEDNAWSEMVEAGDFVFLNFCVGNVGQSVEAQVHGAINCMEYNLKKLGLTLEHVVKVTVLLRDAWNIPIMETVFKERFAGNYPARITIQTEFAHCGGADGLHAQIDAIAYRK; the protein is encoded by the coding sequence ATGAGTAATATTAAGAGATATCAGGTTAATGAGGATAACGCATGGTCTGAGATGGTAGAGGCAGGAGATTTTGTATTTTTAAATTTCTGTGTTGGTAACGTGGGGCAATCAGTAGAAGCACAAGTTCACGGAGCGATTAATTGTATGGAGTATAACTTAAAGAAACTAGGATTAACTCTTGAGCATGTAGTTAAAGTTACCGTCTTACTGAGAGATGCATGGAATATCCCGATTATGGAAACGGTGTTTAAAGAGAGATTTGCTGGGAATTATCCAGCGAGAATAACAATACAAACAGAATTTGCTCATTGTGGAGGAGCAGATGGATTACATGCTCAAATTGATGCAATCGCTTATCGGAAGTAA
- the queG gene encoding tRNA epoxyqueuosine(34) reductase QueG, translated as MWKQQIEDYCKSLGLDTIGFIRSRRFVELIDFYEQRKEKNLQNEFEEKDIEKRIDPSLTMESGKTIISIAFPYYHDEEYKENGFSIYTKRNDYHKVLKSYLNKVCEYIESLGGKAECFVDSNALPERYIAYLAGVGFIGKNNMLITKKYGSYVFLGEVITDLEMDLEDVRTYHEIPKYIECGDCKLCYHECPTKSINQTKINPNICLSYLTQKKDLSDQEISLLKGNVFGCDYCQLKCPYNEEVETNVLDDFKTLSYMNEDMEIFASMDNKFFKDKISNTSCEWRGKNVIKRNAILRMHRENQDITKLRGDSPYINDYIERLLKKRDVKE; from the coding sequence ATGTGGAAACAACAGATAGAAGATTATTGTAAGTCATTAGGCCTTGATACAATCGGTTTTATACGCAGTAGAAGATTCGTTGAATTAATTGATTTCTATGAGCAAAGAAAAGAGAAGAACTTACAAAATGAATTTGAAGAGAAGGACATTGAAAAGAGAATCGATCCGAGCCTTACAATGGAGAGCGGGAAAACAATTATATCCATTGCATTTCCTTATTACCATGATGAGGAGTATAAAGAAAATGGATTTTCTATTTATACGAAACGTAACGATTATCACAAAGTATTGAAATCCTATCTCAACAAAGTGTGTGAATACATTGAAAGCCTTGGAGGAAAAGCGGAGTGTTTTGTAGACAGTAATGCTCTTCCTGAGCGTTACATCGCTTATTTAGCAGGTGTTGGCTTTATTGGTAAGAATAATATGTTAATTACTAAGAAATATGGTTCGTATGTTTTTCTAGGAGAAGTTATAACAGACTTAGAGATGGATTTGGAGGATGTTAGAACTTATCATGAAATTCCGAAGTATATAGAATGTGGTGATTGCAAACTCTGTTATCATGAATGTCCAACAAAATCAATCAATCAAACCAAAATTAATCCAAATATCTGTTTATCCTACCTCACTCAAAAGAAAGACCTATCCGATCAGGAGATTAGTCTCTTAAAAGGTAATGTTTTTGGATGTGATTATTGTCAACTAAAATGCCCTTATAATGAAGAAGTTGAAACTAATGTTTTAGATGACTTTAAAACCTTAAGTTATATGAATGAGGATATGGAAATCTTTGCTTCCATGGATAATAAATTCTTCAAAGATAAGATAAGCAATACTTCTTGCGAGTGGAGAGGAAAGAACGTGATTAAAAGAAATGCAATTCTCCGTATGCATAGAGAAAATCAAGATATCACTAAGTTACGAGGGGATTCCCCATATATCAATGATTATATTGAACGATTGCTGAAGAAACGTGATGTGAAAGAATAG
- a CDS encoding amidohydrolase has product MNIRFYHARIATMQNDCGIIEGELWVTNNRISYVGTERESQISWDREIDCKGNLLMPGFKNTHTHSAMTFLRSYADDLPLHDWLNKQVFPMEAKLSPDDIYHLSKLAILEYLTSGMTANFDMYITPDTIVQASIDTGFRTVLCGGVSNFLHSVTQVEDWYKKYNNYHELVSFQLGFHAEYTIDRATLMDLASLAKQLKAPVYTHNSETKAEVDACISRNQMTPTAYLDSLGIYDFGGGGYHCVHMTDEDLYIVKRRGVSVVTNPGSNTKLASGIARIEDMLSLGINIAIGTDGPASNNCLDMFREMFLVTGLSKLKNEDASSVDANEVLRMATVNGAKAMCLTDCDCLAEGKLADLIMINLHQPNMQPMNNITKNIVYSGSKTNVKLTMVNGKILYENGEFFVGEDPEAIYAKANEIINRMR; this is encoded by the coding sequence ATGAATATTAGATTCTATCATGCTCGCATCGCTACTATGCAAAACGATTGTGGTATCATAGAAGGAGAGCTTTGGGTTACAAATAATCGAATCTCTTATGTAGGTACCGAAAGAGAAAGCCAGATTTCATGGGATAGAGAAATTGATTGTAAAGGGAATCTATTAATGCCAGGATTTAAGAATACTCATACGCATTCTGCTATGACATTTCTTAGATCCTACGCTGATGATTTACCATTGCATGATTGGTTAAATAAACAGGTATTTCCGATGGAAGCGAAATTATCACCAGATGATATCTATCACTTATCAAAACTAGCCATCTTAGAGTACCTAACTAGTGGTATGACAGCAAACTTTGATATGTATATTACACCAGATACGATAGTCCAGGCTTCGATAGATACTGGATTTCGAACCGTTCTTTGTGGTGGAGTAAGTAACTTTTTGCATTCTGTAACACAGGTTGAGGATTGGTACAAAAAATACAATAATTATCATGAGCTAGTTTCATTTCAACTCGGTTTTCATGCGGAATATACAATAGATAGAGCGACACTTATGGATTTAGCTTCGTTAGCAAAACAGCTAAAAGCTCCAGTTTATACCCATAACTCAGAGACAAAAGCAGAAGTTGATGCATGTATATCAAGAAATCAAATGACTCCAACTGCATATCTTGATTCCTTAGGTATCTATGATTTTGGTGGTGGCGGATATCATTGTGTTCATATGACCGATGAAGACCTTTACATCGTAAAGAGAAGAGGAGTTTCAGTTGTTACAAATCCTGGTTCTAACACGAAATTAGCAAGTGGAATTGCACGTATTGAAGATATGTTATCACTTGGAATTAATATAGCAATCGGAACAGATGGCCCTGCAAGCAATAATTGTCTTGACATGTTTCGTGAGATGTTCTTAGTTACAGGACTTTCTAAATTAAAGAATGAAGATGCGTCCTCAGTAGATGCAAATGAAGTTCTTAGGATGGCAACTGTAAATGGTGCAAAAGCGATGTGTCTTACAGACTGTGATTGTCTCGCTGAAGGAAAATTAGCAGATTTAATCATGATTAATTTACATCAGCCAAATATGCAGCCAATGAATAACATTACTAAAAACATTGTCTATAGCGGAAGTAAAACCAATGTTAAATTAACAATGGTCAATGGCAAGATACTCTATGAAAATGGTGAATTTTTCGTAGGAGAAGATCCAGAGGCTATTTATGCGAAGGCGAATGAAATAATAAATCGTATGAGATAA
- a CDS encoding DUF6440 family protein: MKNKRFTTVYSQGVLRVIEIIVDRETGVHYLCNGVLFFYTMTPLLDKEGKPIVIKDLKEVLYKLKK; this comes from the coding sequence ATGAAAAATAAACGATTTACAACTGTCTATTCACAAGGTGTGTTGAGAGTAATTGAAATTATAGTTGACCGTGAAACAGGTGTTCATTACTTATGCAATGGTGTTTTATTTTTCTATACGATGACACCGCTTCTTGATAAAGAGGGAAAACCGATTGTAATTAAGGACTTAAAAGAAGTATTATATAAACTCAAAAAGTAA
- a CDS encoding GNAT family N-acetyltransferase: MYQYKNLSVQDVHKIEEIDAEWFIHKAWRQKDGELTLVEINWLEKELPNGLPWHKEHFVNSLDGGGKAIGCFNHGTMVGYATLNADLFGEKKDYLLLDQIFISKNDRNHGIGKELFHRLGECALKLGAKKLYICSASAEETVAFYRNLGCIDATEINEELYAIDPKDIQLEYIL, translated from the coding sequence ATGTATCAATATAAAAATTTATCAGTTCAAGATGTACATAAAATCGAGGAAATCGATGCGGAATGGTTTATACATAAAGCTTGGAGACAAAAAGATGGTGAACTAACCTTAGTTGAAATCAATTGGTTAGAAAAGGAATTGCCAAATGGTTTACCATGGCACAAAGAACACTTTGTTAATTCTCTAGATGGAGGAGGCAAAGCGATAGGTTGTTTTAATCACGGTACTATGGTTGGATATGCTACATTAAATGCAGATTTATTTGGTGAGAAGAAAGATTATCTGCTTCTTGATCAGATATTTATATCTAAAAATGATAGAAATCATGGGATTGGAAAAGAGCTATTTCATAGATTGGGTGAATGTGCTCTTAAGTTAGGCGCTAAAAAGTTATACATTTGCTCAGCTTCTGCAGAAGAAACGGTTGCATTTTATAGAAACCTTGGATGTATAGATGCAACTGAAATAAATGAAGAACTTTATGCAATAGACCCAAAAGATATACAACTAGAGTATATCTTATAG
- a CDS encoding MerR family transcriptional regulator — protein MNNLIAIHKLSAQLGLTSRTLRHWESEELFCSKRDNDSGWRVYDDNAVLCIHITALLRKFDVPICEIKTVMDNKTFNKLQEVIVNRLSALKAQRVEISNKENQLVLFLSFLQEQSDQLITDANISKLLANIKLTNELQYEMEELIMLNQQENSKNLRFITLPPMRVAYNIAVSVSPEEEAMIPVIDWLKSANLAGTARLFGGNMNPMPSGEGKPYGYGMCASIPDEIAVPDNLKEMRLPGGLYAMLESSDDIGGSWKTLMELLSINDKYESDHSKLCFEEHIRNDSPDGSKNEYFLNLLEPVKIKK, from the coding sequence GTGAATAATCTAATCGCAATCCATAAACTCTCTGCGCAGCTAGGGCTGACGAGCCGTACTTTGCGTCATTGGGAATCGGAAGAACTTTTTTGCAGTAAAAGGGATAATGATTCTGGATGGAGAGTTTATGATGACAATGCAGTTCTATGTATTCATATCACAGCATTACTAAGAAAATTTGATGTTCCGATATGTGAAATAAAGACTGTTATGGATAACAAAACGTTTAATAAATTACAAGAAGTTATTGTTAACAGACTTTCTGCTTTAAAAGCTCAAAGGGTTGAAATTTCTAATAAAGAAAATCAGTTGGTTCTGTTCTTGTCATTTTTACAGGAACAAAGTGATCAATTGATAACGGATGCAAATATATCGAAACTGCTGGCAAACATAAAACTGACTAATGAGTTACAATACGAAATGGAGGAGTTAATCATGTTAAATCAGCAAGAAAATAGTAAAAATCTAAGATTTATCACACTACCCCCAATGAGGGTCGCATACAACATTGCAGTGAGCGTTTCGCCCGAAGAGGAGGCAATGATACCCGTTATAGACTGGTTAAAATCAGCAAATCTAGCAGGAACAGCACGTTTGTTTGGTGGAAACATGAATCCAATGCCAAGCGGAGAAGGTAAGCCTTATGGATATGGCATGTGCGCTTCTATTCCTGATGAAATAGCTGTTCCGGATAATCTTAAGGAAATGAGATTACCTGGCGGGTTATATGCAATGCTTGAAAGCAGTGATGATATCGGGGGCTCATGGAAAACCTTAATGGAACTACTATCAATAAATGATAAATATGAATCTGATCACTCGAAACTATGTTTTGAAGAACATATTCGTAATGATAGCCCCGATGGAAGTAAAAATGAGTATTTTCTAAATCTACTGGAACCAGTGAAAATTAAAAAGTAA
- a CDS encoding ABC transporter permease, protein MELIIIDGLSFALPLFIMAIGGIYCEKSGITNLALEGLQGFGAFCGAFAAVLAMRALGTDSSVPFYLALFIAMLGGMVFSLIHALLCIRFKANQVISGVVINILALSLTTFLTKQINRGLFNAPSDKFVLGVSNKLTIPVLSEIPVIGAIFKNIYPFQIVIIVIAFIAWYILYKTRFGLHVRACGENPHAVDAAGISVAKTRLVAVIVSGALSGLAGISFAYSISANFSGSIYTGYGYLAIAGLIFGNWSILPTLGACLLFGFARSGGYQLVQILELPSAYSDLVMILPYALTMLLLVFFSKHNRAPSALGEIYDKGKR, encoded by the coding sequence ATGGAATTAATAATTATAGACGGGTTATCCTTTGCATTACCATTATTTATTATGGCAATTGGCGGAATCTATTGTGAAAAGAGTGGAATAACAAATCTTGCATTAGAAGGTCTACAAGGATTTGGTGCATTTTGTGGAGCATTTGCAGCTGTTCTAGCAATGCGAGCCCTTGGAACAGATTCCTCTGTACCATTCTATCTTGCATTATTTATAGCCATGCTTGGTGGTATGGTATTTTCCTTAATCCATGCACTTTTATGTATTCGTTTTAAAGCAAATCAAGTAATTAGTGGTGTTGTAATTAATATTTTAGCATTATCCTTAACTACCTTTTTAACAAAACAGATTAATCGTGGATTATTTAATGCACCTTCGGATAAGTTCGTATTAGGTGTTTCTAATAAACTTACGATACCTGTTTTATCAGAGATACCTGTAATCGGGGCAATATTTAAAAACATATACCCTTTTCAAATTGTTATCATTGTAATTGCATTTATAGCTTGGTATATTCTATATAAAACAAGATTTGGATTGCATGTAAGAGCGTGTGGGGAAAATCCTCATGCTGTCGATGCAGCAGGAATCTCGGTAGCAAAGACTCGTCTAGTTGCAGTTATCGTATCTGGTGCATTGTCTGGATTAGCTGGTATTAGTTTTGCATATTCTATCTCTGCAAACTTTTCTGGTAGTATTTACACTGGATATGGTTACCTTGCTATCGCGGGATTAATCTTTGGAAACTGGTCAATCCTTCCGACATTAGGAGCTTGTCTGTTATTTGGTTTTGCAAGATCTGGTGGGTATCAGCTTGTCCAGATATTAGAATTACCAAGTGCCTACTCAGACCTAGTTATGATTTTACCTTATGCATTAACAATGCTTTTACTTGTATTTTTCTCTAAGCATAATCGTGCACCATCTGCACTTGGTGAAATTTACGATAAAGGAAAACGTTAG
- a CDS encoding helix-turn-helix transcriptional regulator — protein sequence MKIDRLLAITIYLLNHKRTSAGDLANRFEVSTRTIMRDIDSLCLAGIPVISTFGVDGGYEIMKTFQMEKQVAGEIDYSFILAALKGLSTAYPDRELENTIEKLQSLGENSTQSIVIDLGVANEHKGINSLLSMLSHAIKIEHIVEFTYTNTDNITKSAVVEPVSIIYKWYHWYLLAYQPSHETYCLYKLIRMEHLTIHDQENTMLHIPKDAMHIWESRNETRTMTTIKLRCSSSIRSRCLEYLNGTIIEEYSDGDFLYEIMVPENEQFWFGTVLSFGDKVKIIEPPEIIERVVATCSEVINQYKNIE from the coding sequence ATGAAAATTGACCGACTTTTAGCAATAACCATTTACCTACTCAACCATAAACGTACGTCTGCTGGGGATTTAGCAAATCGCTTCGAAGTTTCCACTAGGACAATTATGAGAGATATCGATTCTTTATGTCTTGCAGGTATTCCTGTCATATCGACCTTCGGCGTGGATGGGGGTTATGAGATTATGAAAACATTTCAAATGGAGAAACAAGTGGCAGGTGAGATCGATTATTCCTTTATCCTCGCAGCTTTAAAAGGTTTATCAACGGCATATCCAGACAGAGAACTTGAGAATACGATCGAGAAGTTACAGAGTTTAGGTGAGAATTCCACTCAGAGTATCGTAATTGATCTAGGTGTTGCAAATGAGCACAAGGGAATCAACTCTTTACTTTCCATGTTAAGTCATGCGATAAAAATAGAGCACATAGTAGAGTTTACCTATACAAATACAGATAATATAACAAAATCCGCTGTTGTAGAACCAGTATCTATCATTTACAAATGGTATCATTGGTATTTACTAGCTTATCAACCAAGCCATGAAACTTATTGTTTGTATAAGTTAATTCGAATGGAGCACTTAACCATACACGATCAGGAAAATACGATGCTGCATATTCCAAAGGATGCTATGCATATCTGGGAAAGCAGAAATGAAACCCGTACCATGACAACGATAAAGCTAAGGTGTTCCTCTAGTATACGATCCAGATGCTTAGAATATCTAAATGGTACTATTATTGAAGAATATTCGGATGGTGATTTTCTATATGAGATTATGGTACCGGAAAATGAACAATTTTGGTTTGGAACAGTACTATCTTTTGGAGATAAGGTAAAAATTATAGAACCGCCTGAAATTATAGAGAGGGTAGTTGCTACATGCAGTGAAGTTATAAACCAATATAAAAATATTGAATGA
- a CDS encoding ABC transporter permease gives MRNKLKNSKVQAIMVPIIAIIVSLLVGAVVLLGLGKNPISVYYNILQGAGILPKPSYAGYKGLITDFFSLLNMWTPMLFASLAVAVALKAGLFNIGVAGQMLTAGFVSTIVVGYSSLNDFLAKPLVILISILTGALVGGLIGWLKHRYNINEVVSSIMINYIAQYVISFFITMYYINPVSRQSNPVSKAARLTLVDMKIGNYKMDIPLSIILAIILVFVVRFLLNRTKVGFELKAIGESKNTAKYAGMNVGKNMVLAMAISGALAGLAGVTYYLGYFGSIQPKVLPSIGFDSIAVALLGNSNPVGILFSSLLISIINKGSTYMSSAAGVEAEIASVITGIILLFSACSFYIRHKIDRISSKSEEKKSETLTELQDIRSSFHKEGKQEEKKIESTEVKEDNKWN, from the coding sequence ATGAGAAATAAATTAAAAAACAGTAAAGTTCAAGCCATTATGGTTCCTATCATTGCGATTATTGTTAGCTTACTAGTAGGAGCAGTTGTATTACTTGGCCTAGGTAAGAATCCTATCAGTGTTTATTATAATATTTTACAAGGTGCCGGTATACTTCCAAAGCCTTCTTATGCAGGGTATAAAGGATTGATTACGGATTTCTTTAGCTTACTTAACATGTGGACACCTATGCTATTTGCTTCCCTTGCGGTTGCAGTGGCGTTAAAGGCAGGGTTATTTAATATAGGTGTTGCGGGTCAGATGTTAACTGCTGGTTTTGTTAGTACCATAGTGGTTGGGTATAGCTCACTTAATGATTTTCTTGCAAAACCTCTCGTTATTTTAATTAGTATTCTTACGGGAGCATTGGTTGGCGGATTGATTGGATGGTTGAAACACCGTTATAATATCAATGAGGTTGTATCCTCCATTATGATTAACTATATCGCCCAATATGTGATTAGTTTCTTTATTACTATGTACTATATTAATCCTGTATCCAGACAATCAAATCCAGTAAGTAAAGCAGCAAGATTAACCTTAGTGGATATGAAAATAGGAAATTATAAGATGGATATTCCGCTTTCTATAATCCTAGCGATTATACTAGTTTTCGTTGTTAGGTTTTTACTGAATCGTACCAAAGTTGGTTTTGAGCTAAAAGCAATTGGCGAAAGTAAAAATACTGCAAAATACGCTGGTATGAATGTGGGTAAAAATATGGTATTAGCTATGGCAATCTCAGGTGCATTAGCCGGACTAGCTGGTGTTACTTACTATCTAGGATACTTTGGATCGATTCAACCGAAGGTGTTACCTAGTATAGGATTTGATTCTATTGCAGTAGCACTACTTGGTAATTCGAATCCTGTTGGTATCTTATTCTCTTCCTTATTAATTTCTATTATTAATAAAGGTAGCACATATATGAGTTCCGCTGCCGGTGTAGAAGCTGAAATTGCTTCTGTTATTACTGGAATTATACTTCTATTTTCAGCTTGCAGTTTTTATATTAGACATAAGATTGATAGAATAAGTTCAAAATCAGAAGAGAAGAAGAGCGAAACTCTTACAGAATTGCAAGATATAAGATCTAGTTTTCATAAAGAGGGAAAACAAGAAGAGAAAAAAATAGAATCAACCGAAGTAAAGGAGGATAACAAATGGAATTAA
- a CDS encoding ABC transporter ATP-binding protein: MPDYIVEMKHITKRFPGIVANDDVTLQIKKGEIFAILGENGAGKSTIMSMLFGMYEPDEGEIWVRGKKEVISSPSYATKLNIGMVHQHFKLVQNYTITENIVLGLEKTKRLFGILPYVDMKKANQAIKDLSEKYELEVNPLKKIEEVPVSIQQRVEILKMLYREAEILIFDEPTAVLTPQEIDSLLKIIEGLRDAGKTIILITHKLDEIKRVADRCAILNKGKLIEVLDVATTSTKEMANLMVGREVTFRLEKIEPKFKEAVLEVKNITVKNEDNFEVVKDVSFTIHGGEVFAIAGVAGNGQVEIADSIAGLMKTTSGSIWLNEKDITKASIRRRTEEGISYIPEDRQSYGVVMNFTLQDNIALKKYYKEPFCHKGILKEATFSNYSSSLIEKYDIRSGQGNETIVRSMSGGNQQKAIIAREIEMESPLLIFVQPTRGLDIGAIENIHKQIISERDKGKAILLISLELDEIMNCADTIGVIYNGSLQKIAPADTLTTKEVGEFMMGVKGHNNEK, translated from the coding sequence TATCTTAGGAGAAAACGGTGCCGGAAAGTCAACAATCATGAGTATGCTTTTTGGAATGTACGAACCAGATGAGGGTGAGATATGGGTACGAGGGAAAAAAGAAGTAATATCCTCCCCAAGTTATGCAACAAAACTTAATATTGGAATGGTACATCAGCACTTTAAGTTAGTACAAAATTATACGATTACAGAAAATATTGTGCTTGGTTTGGAGAAGACAAAAAGATTGTTTGGTATCTTACCTTACGTTGATATGAAAAAAGCCAATCAGGCAATCAAGGATTTATCAGAAAAATATGAATTAGAAGTAAACCCGCTAAAAAAAATTGAGGAAGTTCCAGTTTCGATTCAACAGCGAGTTGAAATATTAAAAATGCTTTACAGAGAAGCAGAAATCTTAATCTTTGATGAACCAACCGCTGTTCTAACCCCACAAGAGATTGACTCCCTTCTAAAAATAATTGAAGGACTTAGAGATGCAGGAAAAACAATTATATTAATAACACATAAATTAGATGAGATTAAACGAGTAGCAGATCGCTGCGCCATTTTAAATAAAGGTAAGTTGATCGAAGTTCTTGATGTAGCTACAACATCCACAAAGGAAATGGCAAATCTTATGGTAGGTCGTGAAGTAACCTTCCGCCTTGAAAAAATTGAACCGAAGTTTAAAGAAGCGGTTCTCGAAGTAAAAAATATAACTGTTAAAAATGAAGATAACTTTGAAGTGGTGAAAGATGTTTCATTTACCATCCATGGAGGAGAAGTGTTTGCAATAGCTGGTGTTGCAGGGAATGGTCAAGTTGAAATTGCAGATTCAATTGCTGGCTTAATGAAAACTACTTCTGGTTCTATCTGGTTAAATGAAAAAGATATCACAAAAGCTAGCATAAGAAGACGTACGGAAGAAGGAATTTCCTATATTCCTGAAGACCGACAAAGCTATGGTGTAGTGATGAATTTTACTCTTCAAGATAATATAGCACTAAAAAAATATTATAAAGAGCCCTTTTGCCATAAAGGCATTCTAAAAGAAGCGACATTTTCAAATTATTCCTCCAGTTTAATTGAGAAGTATGACATAAGAAGCGGTCAAGGAAATGAAACAATCGTTCGTTCTATGAGTGGTGGTAATCAGCAAAAGGCAATTATCGCTCGTGAAATAGAGATGGAATCTCCACTTCTTATATTTGTTCAACCAACAAGAGGTCTGGACATAGGTGCAATTGAGAATATTCATAAACAAATTATTTCAGAACGAGATAAAGGAAAAGCAATCTTACTAATCTCTTTAGAACTAGATGAAATTATGAATTGCGCAGACACCATTGGAGTAATTTATAATGGTAGTTTACAAAAAATTGCACCAGCAGATACACTTACGACTAAAGAAGTTGGAGAATTTATGATGGGAGTGAAGGGGCATAACAATGAGAAATAA